The following is a genomic window from Globicephala melas chromosome 6, mGloMel1.2, whole genome shotgun sequence.
TTTtccagggggctggggagggctctGGTTCAACACCTGGGAAGGCAGAGCGGCGAGGAAGACAATAAATAAAACCCTGAGCCCGGCCTGCTTTGGTGCATCGTGGGTGCAGCCCCACACATGGCCTGTAACCGACAGCAAGAGTCAGGAGGGCAGCACCCGGGCAGCTGGTGCAGGCAGGCCAGATGTGCAGCCAGAGGTCCCCTCCAAACAGTCCCAATGCCCTGCAGGGCACGAGGTAAGACCGGGCCAGGCTCCGTAGGCCCTAGCTGTCCATGTCTGAAGGCGTGGTCTTTTTCCTCGTCCGAACCTTCAGGGAGCGCGTGGTGCCCtgtggggagagagagcaggCACCCCGTGAGAGATCCGGGCTGAGGCGGCCACCAGGGCAGCTCGCTCCCCTTGTGCCTTCCTCACCACCGACCTCCCGCACTGGCGGCTTCCTCTTGACCACACGCAGACTCTGGGTACGGCCCAGAGGCTTCTCTCGGGGCCGCGCTGATGGCTGGGGGACCACTTCTGTGTCTGACCAACACTCATCCTCGGTGTCACTGTCCTGCAGGCCCCCTGACCGGTACCCTGTtgtggaggagagggaggccgGGAGGCAAAGCTGGGCACGGACACAGTCTGAAGGCCTGGGGCCAGCTGAGCCAGGCTTTCCTCTGGCCCTGGGGGGAGCCACAGCTGGCCTGGAGGAAGCCATCCCTCTCGGGACAGCTCTGGCTTCCTCTGTCCACTCACCGATGGGTGGCCTGCGGTGGGGTACCTGGTCCTCCAGGTAGAGGGGATCCTGGTAGGTGGGGGCGGGGGCATCGGAGATGGTGCGCAGGTCCTGCATGGAGAAGCTCCGCAGCCTTCCGGCCAGTGCGCCCTGACTCTGCAAGAGAGTGGGATCAGCTGCACCGCCTGACGGAGGGGGGCAGGGCTCCTGGCAAGAAGGGGCCTCAACCAGGGGAGCTGCCCAGGAAAATCAAGGCTGACCTGCAAGCAATTCCTGGGGCACAGGCCTCAGAACCGAAAAAAACACGGCAACCTCCTAGCCCTGTGCCTCTGTGGCGCCAGCAAGAAGGTAGGGCCTAGGGCCCAAGAGCAGCCGCTCACGGTCAGTGTCAGCCAGGGAAGTCTGAACTTCCAGCTCTGTGCTCCTGCCAACGCCCCACCTGCCACCTCTCGCCCCTGTTCCCCCGGCCTGGACAGCTGCGATCTCTCGGCTCCCTGACAGACAGCTGGACTCGCTCaaaaggccctgggggtgggggtggggaggggggagggctggggcccagggcacCTTGGTGGCTGCCTGCACAGCAGCCGAGGCGGCAATGTTGAGGCCCCGCTTCCCAAAGCTGAGCACCGTCTCGTAGCTGCGCTCCTTGGCCTGCACGATGTAGGTGTCGATCTCCTGCGGACACGGTGTGGGGGGGGGAAGCTCAGGCGCACAGCCCTAGTCACTCCTCTGTGGCCCAGAGAAATCACTGGGAGCCACGcctcccagcccaccccacccaCAGAGCACAGGGCTCCCCATCCACTCACCGGATCCTACACCTCAATGATCGGCCGTGCTCCAGCCTCCCCCCACCATGCCCAAACCAACTTCCAGCCGGTGTTTCACACCCCCTAAAGGTCATTCACATGTGTCCCCATTTGATTTttccagaagaggaggaaggcTAGGCTCTGTCAAGGCCCCATGGCTAAACAGCAGTAGGACTGGGATTAGAGCCTAGGTGTCCCCAGTGTCTCGAGCTGCAAGTCCAGGGCTGTTCGCCTCACACCCACTCCTACACTGCCCGCCCTGCCTCCCGCCGCGGTACCTTCTCATGGCGAGACAAGGATGGGTGGACGAACTTGCGGTAAAGCAGGCTGGCCCCCTTGGTATAGGGCGAAAGCAGCCACAGCACAAAGGCCATCTTGATCTCGTAGTAGAAAGGGAACCTGTCAGAGCAGAGCGGGTAAGGTCCGCCAGGGAGCCAGGCCAGGGAGGACCACCCCCTCCCCGCAGCCCACAGAACCCCAGTGCCCATACCAGGAAATAAAGACGTCTGTGAAGGTCTCCACTGCCATGAAGAGTGCAAAGACGATCCAGTACATCATCCACCGGACCTGGACCGGGAGGGGCGGGCAGAGAGGTCAGAGGCCAGCAGCTGCGCCTGCAGTGCCAAATCCCCTGTCCCGGGCTGACCCAGCCCCGAGATTCCAGAAAGCCCGTCCCACTGCATTCCCCTGGCACCTGGCTGGCCTTAGAAAGTTGCCTCTGAGAAGCCGCCACTCATTCCTGTACCCACCCCAACAGGCTGCACCCACAAGATCCTGCAAAGAATCCCAAGAGCCCGTCCTCCATCCACACCCACTCTGCTCCAGGGTACGCCACCAGATTGTACCCCTGGAGGAAAGGGAGGCCAGCTCAGACTCGCCCACCTCGCCAAATCCTACCACACCCCCAAGGCTGTGGTCCCCCCACCTGAGCTgagccctcctgcccacccccgcACTCACATATTCACGAATGTTCTTGGTCTTCACAGCCTTGTAGGAAGCATAAGTTGGGTACAGCATCCCAAACACCAGCCTGAAGAGCAGCCCCCAAAGCAGAGGGAGAGTGTGAGGGGCGCCACTCCCCACGCCCCTGCCAGGTGGCGGCCTCCCCCGCACCCCACGTTCCAGGTGGCAGTGCCTGCCCTGTTCTTCCCGCTTGGCTTGCACGACCTGCACCTGAGTCAGTGCCCTGGAGGCCGCCTCCCCACCCTGCTGTTTACAAACATCCCAAGCCTGCCCAGGCCTGCACGAGTGGCCCATGGGTGCATGATGCCGCGAGAGCACAGACAGCCACTCCACAAGGTGAGTGGGAGGCAGGCTTCTGAGCCATGAGAGCACCAGGCTGTTCCCTCCCCTGGACGTGCAATCAAGCCCAGGGCCACCAGACCTGGCACTGCCAGGTTGCAGGCAAGGATATTCCAGCCAGGTAAGGAGTAGGGCGGAGTGGGGAAGCTGGGGCCAGGGTGGTGAGTCACGTGACTGACTGCTCAGCTGGGAAGCCGGCACCTGGATTCTCTGCCCACAACGTGCCACATCCTGTGTTTGCCAAGGGGTGGCTGGCCGGCCTGTGGTCCTCCGTCCCACTCACCTGCCTGCAGTAGGTGTGTGACTGCAGGGGGTCGCCATCAGCCAAGTAGGCTTGAGTGCGAGGGGACAAGCACACGGTGCCCAATGCCTTGTGCAGGCCCGCAGGTCCCTTAAACCTTGCGGTGAAtgttggagggaggggaaaggtgtGACATAGCTCAGAAAAGCCCCCTTTTCCACCAGACATTCCCAGCTTCCACCCCAGGGGCGGGCTGACATCGAGGGATAGAGAGGGTATTTGAGCGGCCATACTCACACCACCAGGCGACAGATCATCCAGGACACCATCCTGCAGTCTCGGGAGCGAAGGGAGATCCCTCCAGGAAGACGCCCAGAGGGACGCTCACGCCTGCGCTGGGATGGGATCAACAGTGGAGGTGTGGAAACTACAGGGGCGCTCGGGCTGCCCCTTGGTGGAGGCGGAGCCCACCGCCCACTGACTCCTCAGTGCTGGAAGCCTGAAGAATGGGGAGACCAGCGGGCCGGGGCAGGCAGGAACTGAGTTGGGAGCCGGTACCGGCCGGCACGCTCTTCCGCCCCGCCGCTCGGGCAGTTACGCTCCGATCCGCACTTCCTGCCCCGGAGAACCAGGCGTTCGGCCCTTGCCGGGGGCGCTGTGGGTCCCGAGCCAGAGGTGGCTGGTCGCAGCCTGCGTTCCTGCGGGTACCCACGGCCCCAGTGCGCCAGGACACCTGCACCGTCCTCGGGGCGGAGTTTGCAACTCACTTGAAAGTTGCACGGAACTGGGCCCTGCCCAACCCCAGGTCTCCGGCGCGCGGCGCAGGCGCAGTGCGGCcgcggagggggcggggcgagGTCAGGGAGGTGAGAGGCCTG
Proteins encoded in this region:
- the REEP4 gene encoding receptor expression-enhancing protein 4, which gives rise to MVSWMICRLVVLVFGMLYPTYASYKAVKTKNIREYVRWMMYWIVFALFMAVETFTDVFISWFPFYYEIKMAFVLWLLSPYTKGASLLYRKFVHPSLSRHEKEIDTYIVQAKERSYETVLSFGKRGLNIAASAAVQAATKSQGALAGRLRSFSMQDLRTISDAPAPTYQDPLYLEDQVPHRRPPIGYRSGGLQDSDTEDECWSDTEVVPQPSARPREKPLGRTQSLRVVKRKPPVREGTTRSLKVRTRKKTTPSDMDS